CTTTTTCGATGATGATTCCGCCGATCGAAGTCCCATGACCGCCGATAAATTTGGTACAGGAAGCAACAATGATATCGGCACCGTGCTCAAAGGGTCGAACCAGAGCAGGGGAGGCGAGGGTGGTATCTACGATCAGGGGGATACCTGCTTCGTGGGCGATGGCGGCGATGGCTTCGAAATCGGGAATGTCACAACGGGGATTGCCGATGGCTTCGACATAGACGCAGCGGGTATTCTCGTCGATGGCATTCTTAAAGTTCTCGGGATCACTCTGATCGACGAATTTGGTCTGAATACCAAATTTGGGGAATGTATAGTGGAACAGATTGTAGGTTCCGCCATACAGACTGGAAGAGGAAACGATGTTCTGACCGGACTCGACGATATTCAGAATGGCCAGAGTTTCTGCAGACTGGCCGGATGCCACCGCCAGGGCACCCGCGCCGCCTTCGAGCAGAGCAAGGCGTTTTTCGAGCACGTCACAGGTGGGATTCATCAAGCGGGAGTAGATGTTCCCGAATTCCTGCAGGCCAAACAATTTGGCTGCGTGATCAGTGTCGTTGAATGTGTAGGAGGTTGTCTGGTAAATCGGCACGGCGCGCGAGTTGGTCGCGCTATCGGGTTCCTGGCCGCCATGCACACACAGAGTCGCTAGTTTCAATGCTTCGGCATCCATTGTTCATACCTTCTTATTTGATAATTCTTCAGGCTTGTTTAAGCACGTTTGCTTTTAAGGGGGCTCATCTATCGGAAATCACAAGTTAAAATCAGGCAGAATGATCCGAGATGAGTTAGAAAGAGGCGATTTTACAGCTGAAAAGGCCTCGATTGTTAATGAGCCATCGTATCGATGTTGATCGTAAAAAACAATTCGCCGGCGTGTCTTCGCTGACAGTAAGACTCAAGCATGAAAACTACCATTATTTCCAGACTTACGTTGTAATTTGGTACTATTTTCCGTTTTGCAAAGATTAGATTTTCGTTCTAATTCCACTTTTCTACAATGGATGATACTCTGAACAGAGAACTCTGTATTCCATCTCAAATTGCTGCCCCCCTTAGTGAAGAAGGTACAACGATGAGACGCTTACCATCTGTGAAACTGTCGGCTTGCCTGATGTCTGCTCTGGCTTTGTGTTTTGTCAGCCAGACTGAATCGTTTGGAAAAGGACCTGAGAAAACGACTCCCGAACAACCGGGGCTCGTCATGCAGGAATTTATCTACGATCAGGCTCCCTTTCCGTCGTGCCATGCTTCGACGATTGCTGAGACACCTGAAGGGCTGGTTTGTGCATTTTTTGGTGGAACGGCTGAGAAAAATCCGGATGTCGAAATCTGGTTGTCTCGCAATCAGGGGGAGGGCTGGTCGGCTCCTGTCAGTGTCGCAGATGGGGTTAAAGACTCATCCAAACGCTGGCCGTGCTGGAACCCGGTCCTGTTTCAAACTAAGCCCGGCACGCTACTGCTGTTTTATAAGGTCGGCCCTAATCCGAGTGAATGGTGGGGCATGCTCAAGATTTCTCACGACAATGGCAAGACCTGGGGCAAAGCGCGACGTCTGCCCGAGGGCTTTGTCGGCCCGGTCAAGAACAAGCCGTTCCTGCTGTCTGATGGCACCTTACTCTGCCCGGCCAGTACGGAGCACGATGGCTGGCAGTTGCAGATGGAATGGACGCCCGATCTGGGAAAGACCTGGCATCGTACGGGGCCGTTGAACGACGGACGTGAAATTGGTGCAATCCAGCCTTCGATACTTCAATATGGCGACAAACTGCAGATTCTCTGTCGCAGTCGTCAGGGTAAGATCGTAGAAGCCTGGTCGGAAGACAATGGACGATCCTGGAGCAAAGTCACGCCGACTTCGCTGCCTAATCCGAACAGCGGAACTGATGCGGTCACTCTCAAAGATGGCCGGGCGCTATTGGTTTATAATCCCACCCAAAAGGGACGTAGCCCACTGCATGTCGCGATTTCTGAGGATGGCAAACACTGGAAAACCGGACTGGTTCTGGAAGACCAGAAAGGGGAATACTCTTATCCGGCTGTAATCCAGACGTCCGACGGAAAAGTGCATATCACTTACACCTGGAGACGAGAGCTGGTTAAGCATGTGGTCATTGACCCCGACCAACTGGAACTCAAAGAGATTGATTGAGAGGCGGAGAAATTGGCTGAAGTAAATCAGGTTTCTCCTCCCCGCAGTAATCGCAGGAATTTTCTCTGGATTCTGTTTCAATGGATCCTGCAGGGATTCTTTGCGATCTGGCTGCGCTATCAGTCACGGGGCAAGGAGAATTTACCAGCTAAGGGAGGCGGCCTGCTGATCAGTAATCATCAGAGTTTTCTCGACCCGCTGTTGATTTGTCTGCCTCTGACTCGGCCGGTCAGTTTTATGGCCCGGGATTCACTGTTTCGGATTCCGATTCTGGGCCCGTTCATGCGATATGAATTCGTGATACCGATTAATCGTCGGACTACCAGTTCTCAAAGTTTTCGTGCTGCCATTGAGAATATCGAAAACGGGAACTACGTAGGCATTTTCCCCGAAGGAACACGAACGACCGATGGTTCGGTCGAACGATTTAAACCGGGATTTCTGGCTCTATTAAAGCGGACTGACATTGCAATTTACCCCATTGGAATTGCCGGGGCTGATCGTGCGTTACCACGGGGGGCGTACTTTCTGCGTCCCCGTTCGGTACGGGTTGTTTTTGGCGAACCGATTTCCGCAGAACTGATTCGGGAATACTGTGAACGCGGTGCCCAGAAAGCGCTGCTGGAGTTGACCCACCAGCGGGTGATCTCATGTCAGCAGCAGGCAGAATCCTGGCTGAATCCTGATCTTACCAGCTGATTTCTGACTGAGATGGGATTGTCAATCAAAGCGAACTCTACTATGTTTTGCGTAATATCGATTTAAGAGCACATTCACCCCGATTCACTTCAACTCCAGCTTGATCAGGTATATTTATGTCAGAACGGATTCTCAGTATTTCCGGTTTACGCGGTGTGGTTGGCAACGGTTTGACTCCCGATTATTTAACCAGGTTCGCCGCCGCCGTCGGTACGATTGCGAACCAGGGAACGGTCGTTCTCTCGCGTGATGGCCGCGGCAGTGGTGAGATGGTACGTCATGCCGTGATAGGCGGATTACTGGCAACCGGCTGCCGGGTGATTGATGCAGGGATCGCCACAACTCCGACCTGCGGCGTGCTGGTGACTCATTTGAAAGCAGCCGGGGGAATTCAAATCACCGCCAGCCACAATCCGATTCCATGGAATGGTTTGAAACCGTTTTCGTCCGAAGGTTCCGTATATAATCAGGAGCAGGGCGAAAAGCTGCTGTCTGTATTGAATAATGAAGATTTTAACTATGTCAGCTGGGATCAGTTAGGAGCTGTTGAAACACTGGAAGATGCCGCCGGACCGCATGTGGCCCGTGTCTTAGAGTTGATCGACCGGGACCAGATCAAACAACGAAAGTTCAAGGTCGTACTGGACTGCAACCATGGATCGGGAGCCGTTTCGACTCCCCGATTTCTCGAGTCGCTGGGCTGCGAAGTTATCGTACTCGGGGGTACTGCAGATGGAAATTTTTCTCACACGCCCGAACCGTTAAAAGAAAATCTAACGGGCTTGAGTGAGGCTGTTGTGAAAGAGGGCGCCGATGCTGGCTTCGCGCAAGACCCTGATGCGGATCGCCTGGCAATCGTTGATGAAACAGGCCGCTATATCGGTGAAGAACTCACCCTGGCTCTAGCCGCTGATTATGTACTCGCCCGGACTCCCGGTCCTGTGGTCGTGAATGGATCGACCAGTCGCGTGACCGCTGACATCGCTGCGAAATACAACTGTCCCTTCTTTCGTTCCTATGTAGGGGAAGCCCATGTCTGTGCCAAAATGAAGCAGGAATCGGCGATTCTTGGTGGAGAAGGGAACGGAGGAGTGATCGATCCCAAAGTAGGTTATGTGCGTGACAGCTATGTGAGCATGGCCTATGTACTGGCGGGACTGGCGTCATCGGGACAGACTTTGAGCCGTTGGGCAGACTCGCTACCGCAATATCGTATTGTAAAAAACAAAATCACCTGCCCGCGCGAAAAAGTGCAAGACGCCTGCAAAGCGCTTGAGTCTCATTTTGACAGCGCGAGCGCATCCCAAGGCGATGGTCTGCGACTGGACTGGGATGATCGCTGGGTACAGGTTCGAGCCAGTAATACCGAACCGATCATTCGCGTGATTGCGGAAGCCCCGGAGAATGAAACAGCCGAGTCACTCTGTGAATCAGCAATGCAGATCGTTGCGGACGCGGTCAAATAGCTCACCAGTACATAAAAATAATGGAGTAAACATTCAAAACGATGTTTACTCCATTTTCAATTGGAATGTAGACCGGGTGGGTGGTTAACCTTCCCAGCGTGTTTTCATGAATTCCAGACCTTTGGTTGCCAGATGTTCTTCGGAAGGGAACATTTTACGCCAGATGCGCGTGGCAGCGGCAAGATCGGGCAGAGCCAGACCGAAGGCTTCAATTGTCAACCAGCCATCGTAGTTCACTTCTTTCAGAGCAGAAAAGGTCTCATCCCAGTTCACGCCTCCTTCGCCAGGAGTGGAGCGATCATTTTCAGAAATATGCACGTGTACCATCTGGTCAGCACAGACTTTGACGGCAGAGGTAATACTTTTTTCTTCAATGTTTGCATGAAAGGAATCGTACATCATTTTGAGATAGGGATGATTCACTTCGCGCGTGAACTGTGAGCAGTCTTCCGCAGTATTCAGGAAGTAGCATTCAAAGCGATTCAGGTATTCGCAGACCAGCATGACTTTGTGTTCCTGAGCATAGTCGGCTGCTTTGGCCAGCGTGTCTTTTCCATACTTCCATTCATCGGCAGTACGACCCGCGCCGGAAAATTCCCCCAGCGCTGAATGGATCGGACCACACAGATGGGTGGAACCTGCGGCGGCGCACATATCAATCATGCGTTTCAGTCGTTCCAGGCCGGCTTCTCGGATTTTCGCATCACCGGAGATCGGGTTTTCTTCCGGAGTACAAACGGTAACCGCCGTACTTTCCAGGCCCAGTTCGGACAATTTCTTTCCCACCTGAGCAAACTTCTTTTCATCTGCTTCAAACACGGGAAGTTCAACACCATCGTATCCCCAGCCTTTAATCTGTTCCAGGAGTCCAAAATGGGATTCGTTGACGTCCGAGGTCCAGAGCAGCATGTTCAAGCCGTACTTCATCGTTGGTATCTTTCAATCAATTGAGTTTAAAAATGCTCAGGCGGCAATAAATCGTTGAGACGCTTTTCGACGATCTTCCGCCCTGTATTTAAAACTGAAATCGTTTCTGCGGGCAATGATTGTAGTTTGACCCGATTCATGACCTGATTCAAGCGTACCAGCATTCTTTGTGAATCAAGGTAATCCCTTAAAAAAGCTTCTTTCGAAAAACGGGCCAGCCAGAGCTTCAGCTTGTCGGTCTCTTTCGTCGCCATTTTATTAGTCAGGATCTCGGTCTGCAGTGGATCAATTTCATTGAAGGCAGCGTAATACTGGTCTATGAGTCCTGGATTTTGCTCAATCAACACACGATCCAGTAATAATTCGGTGACGATATGTCCCAGGAAACCGACCCGGGCAGACTCATCATTGGCAAAGATCTGGCGGAATAAAATTGACATGTCAGTACTGATTTCCAGAAATCCCTGAGTGGAATGAAACCAGTGATCGTCGTCGAGATGCTGCTTGATGCCCGAAGCGAGTTCCGCTTCGATTGACGGTTCATCGCTGACAAAGGGAGCGACGTTCCTGATACGCAGCCGCGCGCGTCGATCAACCACCGCCATCAGATCGGGCAGGGCAGTTCCTACCATAAAATAAGGACGGTCGACAAACCGCATTCCATGTGCAAAATAATTCATTTAGACGTATTACCGTTTGACTTCAGTCATAATTCAAGAGTTTATTCAATCCTAGCTCATCTGAATTCAAATTCACAGTTTGTCACCGGGATATCCTCTGCTGACAGAGGTTTTGTCGAAATTTCATCGCTCGTTTAAATCAGAAGCAGAGTCTCTTGATTGGATACTGATTCCTGTCTGCGTATAATGCCTGACAACACCTGTGTCCAAAACTCTTTGATTTCGTGCTGAAAGTGGGATATGTCTGAATCGCCTTTAAACCTGATGTTTCTGCTGCGGGATCAAAGTACGCACATTCAGACGGCCTGGGAACAAATTCACCAATATATTCAGGCACAAACTTCTGTTTACGTTTCATCCGTTTCTGTGATTGAGGATTTTATTCCCGATGATTCCGCAGCCGACCTGGTTGTGGTTCTGGGAGGAGACGGTGCCATACTCCGGGCGTGCCGCCAGATGCGTCTCAAACAGCTACCAATGATTGGTGTCAATCTGGGGCGACTGGGGTTCCTGGCTGACCTGACTCCGGAGGGATTCTGCAAAAATTTCTCTCTACTGCTGGATCGAAAATACCGCATCGTCGAACATCTGATGTTTGAATGCAAGCATTTTCACTCTGATGGAACGGTGAATACTTACCTGGGATTGAACGAAGTGGTAATCAGTTCCGCAGGAGCAATGGCTATGATTGATGTCGAGCTGGCCATCGATAATGAGATGGTGACTACCTATAGTGGCGATGGGTTGATTATCAGCACACCTGTTGGCTCGACTGCCCACAGCCTGTCTGCAGGCGGTCCCATCTTAAAACAGGACTTGCAGGCGTTTGTTATCACACCGATCTGTCCGCATACTCCCTCTAACCGTCCGCTGGTCGATAACGCCAATGCCCTGTATTCACTGACTGCAGGGAACGTTCCCGATGGGGCCATGCTGGTGATTGATGGACAGATTAAAGTGCCTTACTCCTCCGGTGATCGCCTGGAGCTGACACGCGCTCCCGTCACATTCAAACTCGCACGAATTCCCGGATTCAACTACTACTCTCGGCTCAATCGTAAACTCGGCTGGGGGGGACAGCCCAAATACGGGGCTGAATAGGTTTTTCTGACAGAAAATCTTCCTTCTTCCTCAATAATGCCCTCCCCATAAATTTCTGGATCTGCTAACTTCCTCACACGTTAAGGAGATTTATCAACCAGTTTTATAGGGAAGGAGTCCCTGATGCGGTCCTTTGTGTTCTGTGTGTTGTCACTTTTTGTCTGCCTTTTTCTGGCACCTGTTTCTGTCTCACACGCGGAAGAAGACGCAACGACCTACTCCCTGCGTTTTAAATTCACTCCCGGTGAATTTGCCCATTATCTGGTTGACTCTCAAAATCAGTTTACGGTCCAGTTAAATCAGGATAAAGAGGTTACTGTTAATTCCACGCAAACCCAAAAACACTATCGTGTGGTTGCGGTCGACGAAACAGGCAACGCAACTCTTGAAACCATGATTGATCGCGTGCAGATGAGTGTGCAGTTTAACGATGATGTGCCTAAGACGTTTGACAGCATCCAGCCACAAAAAAAAGATCTGGATCAGTTTGCCCCTATCCGTAAGAACATCGGTCACCCTTCACGCATCGTTTACTCTCCAGTCGGTGAAGTCATCTCGGTTTTAGAGTTGCACACAACATCGAAAGGTTCCACCTTCAAAGAAGTCTCCAAAAAAGTACCTGCCAAGCTGACGGATGAGAAATCTCGTAACCTGGGTTTCTTAATTCCACTGCCGGAACAATCTGTGAAAATCGGTGAAAGCTGGAATGAAGACTTTGATGTCGAAGTCTCCGTCAGCCCCGCATTACGTAAAAAAGTCCCCATTCGTCGTATTTTCACGCTGGATTCTGTGGAAGATCAACTGGCGGTCATCTCCTTCAAAACCAAGATTATGGAACGGCTGAATGACCCCAAATTTAGCATTCAGCTGATTCAAAAGACTCCATCTGGAACAATCAAGCTAGATCTGGAGAAAGGTCTGATCATCTCACAAAATGTCTCACTGGATAAAGCCCAGGTTGGTGTATTCAATGGGAAGGGCGCCATGCGGGCGATTTCCACTCTCAGCGAAACACTGGTTGATCCAGCAGAACTGGCTCAGAAAACTGCAGAGACTGCCGCAGAGTGAATCATAACCAGGTTCCTGAACAACAAAAATCGTTCGGACCTGAGGAAACGTCTCCTTTTTTAAGAGCCGATCAGTCCCTGTGTGTTGACGCTGGCGATAAATATTTTACACTTAGAGATCGCCGTAAAGGTATGTAAATCCTTGCATTCAACCATTTCACGTAGCCAACAGCTCTGTCCCACACTCAAGTGAACACAGACTGAACACTATTCCTGCCTGCAATATTCGTACATCAGGAATGATGCAGCTAACGCTATCTTAATAAATGGTCAACTACCTGAAATGGCACGAGCAATGAAATCACTGTGTCATTAACCATCAGCGCTGCGATTGAGATCGGATATGAAACGGGTAGAGCTTTCTCCACAATTGACCAGCTTATTAAAAGCGGCCAAGCGCCTGGCCAGTGATTGTGAGATTGAGGTCGTCTTCCTGTTAGCAGACATTCCTTATGACTTCCTTGAAATCAGTAAATCTTTGAGCAAACTGCGACTGGTCGTTTCCTCTGACAAGCCGGATGTCCAACGCGCCGCTCAGGAAGATGGAATCGCTTTGGTTCCCTTGATTCACGAACCCCAGACACGACAGGTTCAGATTAGCCAGGCCATCTTAGAAGCGATCGCTGATGAAATTCTGGCTTCAGGTGATCGAATCATTGCACTTTATGCAGGTTTCGAACGGGAACACGCAGATTCACTCAGCATTGTTAGCCTTGCTGACCACCTGGCAAAACTGACTTCGCGAGATTTACAACGCCTGGAAACCAAGGTCCCGCTACAGACATTAAGGGCAGTTGTCGATCTGGCTGTTGAGATTGGCCGAGAAGGCCGTGAAGGAAAACCCGTTGGTGCATTATTTGTTGTTGGCAACCACCGGAAGGTTATCGCGGCGTCACATGAACAGGTTCACGATCCGTTCAAAGGCTATTCGCAAAAAGAGCGCATGGTCAACAATCCGCGCGTTAAAGAGAGCATGAAAGAACTGGCCCAGATTGACGGAGCCTTCATCATCAGTTCCGATGGAGTCGTGCAATCTGCAGGACGGATTTTAAACGCCTCAGCCGAAGGGTTAACCCTTTCCAAAGGCCTGGGAGCCCGGCACTGGGCGGCAGCCGCAATCTCAAAAGAAACCGGTGCCATCGCCATTGCCGTTTCAGAGTCGACCGGCACTGTACGAATATTTCAGGATGGCTATGTGGTTCTGCGAATCGAGCCTATGAGTAGTGCGATGAAATGGTTCGATTTTGATACTGAACCTCCCCAGTCAGAATAAGCTCCAGGTTTTCTGAATGACGTGCTGATAGCTCTATCATCATCTTTTGCAAGCAGATACGTAAATTTTCGCAAATATCCTCTTCCCTTGAATTGTAAATTTTGCTATGAAACCCCCGCATGTTGTGGTGTTCCAGTTTAAATTTAGAGGGGGACCACATTTTGCAGCATCCGAAGTAGCAGAAAACGATCTGAATATCGTGGAATAACATTGATACCAGTCGTTGAATTCTGCAGAACTTAAGAGCTTATTCATCGGGAAGGGAGTCCCATGTCGAATGTAGCAATCAAGCTGGTCGCTGTCGCCGGAGTCGTAGGTCTTGGCGTATTAATGTTTCTTCAGGCGCAAAAAGGAATTCAGTCCGGCAGCCTGGAACAACAAATGAGTCAATTGAACCCTCTCGACTCAGAGCAGACTTCAGATCCAACAGAACTGTCTCCTGATGACTCTGATTCAGTTGCCTTAGATCAGGTACCCGCTGAGCTTTCAGAATTGGCAGCACGTGATGCACTCCCACTTAAAGCAGAGAAATCAAAAAAAGATGATTCTCCCTTTGCCCCTAATTCGAATTCGCCACTCTCTAAAATAAAACTCACCGCAGCGACCGATGAACCTGCTATCGGCGATCATGAATCAGCGGCGGCCAGTGAATTTGAACCCGCCGAAAAAGCAGAACTCCTTTCGTCGGCGAAAGGGTTGGATTTTCGCGAGCCACCGGAAATGAAAACTCCTGATCCGTCAGAGAATCCTTTCACCATCCCTGCAGAAACACCAGTTGTTACTCAGAAAGAAGTTGTCACTCCATCAACACCGGTTCTCCCGGAATTTGATGCTGGTCCCCAATTTGGACCTGTCACAACAGCAGATGCTGCTACTATCAAAGAAAACCCGGTTACTCACATCCCCCCGCGAGAAGCATTTACTGAAGTTTCAAATTTGGCAAATCCGTTTGGCGAATCGGCTGATAAAAAACCAGTAACATTCCCAGAACCTGACAGAGAAAACCTGGAACCTGAAACGGAAGAAATTCCCTTCTCACCAGGCAGTTTACCGCCAAAAATGGAGTTATCTGAAAACAGTCCCGAGCCTGTGGAATCTATTGAAACACCGACACCTGCGATTGAGCTCAATCCCTTTGGAGATGCCCCAAAGAATGAGCCGAAACCGGTTCCTGTACCAACTCTCGAACCAGAAACTCCGGCGCTCACTCCAACCATTGAACCTGAGTTCAATCCATTTCAATCCGAAACAGCAACCGCTCCTGCAAAACCGGCGATGGAACCGACGTTTAATTCGACTGCCACTCCCGAACCGGAGCCAGTGAAATTACCTGAAACGCAGCCTGTACCATTCACAGTGCAACCAGCTGGGAAAATCGAATCAAAGCCTGTCCCGGTCCAAGAAGAATCTGATGTCGTCATCATCAAAAAACGCCAGCCGGAATCAAATCTGCAAGAGCCACCTTTATTTCCGATTGAGGGTAAGGGGGAAACCGCTCACGCTTCACAGCCGCAACCAATTGAGATATCACCGGCTGAAGAGCCCAAACCACTGAGTCTCATCGAAGGCAACCAGGCGCTTACCCGGGAACCGACAATTGCCGCAATCCACCTGAAAACTCAGTCCCCAAAAATGACCATTCAGAAGATGGCACCCCCGGAAGCGGTGCTTGGCCAGCCATTCATTTATCATGTTCTTGTGAAGAACAGTGGAACGACGTCTGCCCAGTCCGTGATTGTGGAAGACCGGATCCCCAAAGGTGCAAAGTTAACCGGAACCATTCCCCGTGCTGAGCAAATAGAGGACCGAATCATCTGGCGACTGGGAGAGATGGGACCGGGAGCAGAAAAGAAAATTTCGATCCGCGTCATCCCGGAACACGCTGGGCAGATCGGCAGTGTAGCCACTGTCAATTTTGTGACGGAAGTCGCATCGGAAACAAAAATCACTTCTCCCAGACTGGTTATTAAATCGGATCAACCGGAAGCTGTAAAACCAGGGGAAATTGCTGTCGTCAACTATACGATTACCAATAACGGAACAGGCGATGCCAAAAATGTATTCGTCCGCAGCATCATTCCTCCCCAGTTTACACATCCTGGAGGAGATGACCTCGAATACAGCGTTGGTATCATTCCTGCTGGGGAAACCAAACAGATCCAACTGCAGCTCAAAGCTGTGAAACCAGGTGCAGGCAAAAATATTTCCAGCGTGGTCGGTGATGGAAATCTGAAAGCAGAAACCGAAGTCCCCCTGAAAGTCATTGGGAATGGAGAGCAGTTTTTATTGACTCGCAAAGGTCCGAAAAATAGATATCTGGGCAGCAAAGGTGAGTATGAGAACTCAATTACCAATAACACTGAAAAAACGATCGAAAATATCTCGATTTTCGAATCCATTCCGCCGGGCATGAAGTTTCTTTCCGCATCAGCAAACGGCAAATTTGATCAGATTCGAAAGGTAGTCCAATGGGATCTCAAAGAATTGCCAGCCGGTAGTACTCAGGCATTGAAAGTAGAACTCGAACCAACCGAAGTCGGCAAGATGATCAGTACTCTCCAGGTAGTAACAGATAATAACACTCAGTTTTCTGCCAATCTCCAATCGGAAACCGTCGTGATTGGGCAGCCATTGCTCAAAGTGGAAACAAGTGAGTTAAAAGGGCCGCTGGAAGTCGGCGAGAAGATGGCAATGCAGGTGCAGCTCATTAATCAGGGAAGCGCCTCAGCCACAAATGTCGAATTCCGGATCAAAATTCCTCAGGAACTGGTTTTCGTAGCCGCAAAAGGTCCCGGACGTTATCAGCAGGCTGGTTCTTATATCATCTTCGAACCGGCTCAGGAACTGGCAGCGAAACAGACTCTGAATTTCGAACTCACACTGGTAGCCCGTAATAAGGGAGACGCCCGGGTTTTAGTCCAGGTACAGTCCAAACAGATGGAAAAGCCTCTCAATCAGGAAGAAGCGATTCCCATATTGGATAAACTGCAATAAAAAGAAGTCCCCCTGAGCTTAAACTCAAGGGGACTGATCTGCTTTAAGTTTCCAGTTCTACATTCCAGTAGGTCTCGCTGATAAATCGAGACCAGCTGTCGATCCGCATGTTCTGCATTGCATAGAATGGTTTCCATTTCGGACGAACCGGTTCCTTCTGCAGTTTCATCCCTGCCTGTCCTGGCGTTCGGGCTGCTTTACGTGAATTGCATTCCACGCAAGCCAGCACACAGTTACTCCAGGAAGTCTCCCCCCCCTGGGCACGGGGAGTGACGTGGTCGATCGTCAACTCTTCACTACCGGGCTGACAACCACAATACTGGCAGGTGAAATGGTCACGTTTAAAAACATTTCGTCGACTGAATGTCACCACGTTGCGGGGCACTCGGTCGTACTTCAATAGTGTGATCACTTCCGGAACCCGGAATCGGGAATGACTGCTCTGGATCGCCAGTTCGTCATCCTCTGGTTTGAGCTGTGCCCAATCGGCCCAGGAATAGGTCTGGTAGTCAGACGGATCAACAATCCGTGCCGTCTCATTCCAGATTTTGACCACAGCCCGGGCAACCGTCGTTACACCGACGGGCTGCCAGTTTCGGTTGAGTATCAGCGTTGGCCGCTCCAGCGTTGATGACACCATGTTGGGATTCCTGTCTTTAGTAAAGGGGTGTTCGGGGGGAATTGAACCCGCCTCTTTAACAGTCACAGTGTTATGTGCGAAACCATTACACTACGAACACCATATCGAATCTGATTACAAAGCGGAAGGCATGGGATTCGAACCCACACACCCTGG
The sequence above is a segment of the Gimesia algae genome. Coding sequences within it:
- the glmM gene encoding phosphoglucosamine mutase codes for the protein MSERILSISGLRGVVGNGLTPDYLTRFAAAVGTIANQGTVVLSRDGRGSGEMVRHAVIGGLLATGCRVIDAGIATTPTCGVLVTHLKAAGGIQITASHNPIPWNGLKPFSSEGSVYNQEQGEKLLSVLNNEDFNYVSWDQLGAVETLEDAAGPHVARVLELIDRDQIKQRKFKVVLDCNHGSGAVSTPRFLESLGCEVIVLGGTADGNFSHTPEPLKENLTGLSEAVVKEGADAGFAQDPDADRLAIVDETGRYIGEELTLALAADYVLARTPGPVVVNGSTSRVTADIAAKYNCPFFRSYVGEAHVCAKMKQESAILGGEGNGGVIDPKVGYVRDSYVSMAYVLAGLASSGQTLSRWADSLPQYRIVKNKITCPREKVQDACKALESHFDSASASQGDGLRLDWDDRWVQVRASNTEPIIRVIAEAPENETAESLCESAMQIVADAVK
- a CDS encoding sugar phosphate isomerase/epimerase family protein; translation: MKYGLNMLLWTSDVNESHFGLLEQIKGWGYDGVELPVFEADEKKFAQVGKKLSELGLESTAVTVCTPEENPISGDAKIREAGLERLKRMIDMCAAAGSTHLCGPIHSALGEFSGAGRTADEWKYGKDTLAKAADYAQEHKVMLVCEYLNRFECYFLNTAEDCSQFTREVNHPYLKMMYDSFHANIEEKSITSAVKVCADQMVHVHISENDRSTPGEGGVNWDETFSALKEVNYDGWLTIEAFGLALPDLAAATRIWRKMFPSEEHLATKGLEFMKTRWEG
- a CDS encoding NAD(+)/NADH kinase, with amino-acid sequence MSESPLNLMFLLRDQSTHIQTAWEQIHQYIQAQTSVYVSSVSVIEDFIPDDSAADLVVVLGGDGAILRACRQMRLKQLPMIGVNLGRLGFLADLTPEGFCKNFSLLLDRKYRIVEHLMFECKHFHSDGTVNTYLGLNEVVISSAGAMAMIDVELAIDNEMVTTYSGDGLIISTPVGSTAHSLSAGGPILKQDLQAFVITPICPHTPSNRPLVDNANALYSLTAGNVPDGAMLVIDGQIKVPYSSGDRLELTRAPVTFKLARIPGFNYYSRLNRKLGWGGQPKYGAE
- a CDS encoding DUF6263 family protein, yielding MRSFVFCVLSLFVCLFLAPVSVSHAEEDATTYSLRFKFTPGEFAHYLVDSQNQFTVQLNQDKEVTVNSTQTQKHYRVVAVDETGNATLETMIDRVQMSVQFNDDVPKTFDSIQPQKKDLDQFAPIRKNIGHPSRIVYSPVGEVISVLELHTTSKGSTFKEVSKKVPAKLTDEKSRNLGFLIPLPEQSVKIGESWNEDFDVEVSVSPALRKKVPIRRIFTLDSVEDQLAVISFKTKIMERLNDPKFSIQLIQKTPSGTIKLDLEKGLIISQNVSLDKAQVGVFNGKGAMRAISTLSETLVDPAELAQKTAETAAE
- a CDS encoding O-acetylhomoserine aminocarboxypropyltransferase/cysteine synthase family protein translates to MDAEALKLATLCVHGGQEPDSATNSRAVPIYQTTSYTFNDTDHAAKLFGLQEFGNIYSRLMNPTCDVLEKRLALLEGGAGALAVASGQSAETLAILNIVESGQNIVSSSSLYGGTYNLFHYTFPKFGIQTKFVDQSDPENFKNAIDENTRCVYVEAIGNPRCDIPDFEAIAAIAHEAGIPLIVDTTLASPALVRPFEHGADIIVASCTKFIGGHGTSIGGIIIEKGGFPWDNGKFPGMTEPDPSYHGLKFYETFGGMNVSYVLKIRVQLLRDLGPAMSPFNAFQFLQGLETLHLRMERHSENAMAVAKFLESHPKVSWVNYAGLESHPSYQLAQKYMPKGAGAVFGFGIQGATPEEQQANGVKMINSVKLFSHLANVGDSKSLIIHPSSTTHQQLSPEEQASSGVTPDFIRLSVGTEDQEDLINDLKQALDQI
- a CDS encoding sialidase family protein, with product MRRLPSVKLSACLMSALALCFVSQTESFGKGPEKTTPEQPGLVMQEFIYDQAPFPSCHASTIAETPEGLVCAFFGGTAEKNPDVEIWLSRNQGEGWSAPVSVADGVKDSSKRWPCWNPVLFQTKPGTLLLFYKVGPNPSEWWGMLKISHDNGKTWGKARRLPEGFVGPVKNKPFLLSDGTLLCPASTEHDGWQLQMEWTPDLGKTWHRTGPLNDGREIGAIQPSILQYGDKLQILCRSRQGKIVEAWSEDNGRSWSKVTPTSLPNPNSGTDAVTLKDGRALLVYNPTQKGRSPLHVAISEDGKHWKTGLVLEDQKGEYSYPAVIQTSDGKVHITYTWRRELVKHVVIDPDQLELKEID
- a CDS encoding lysophospholipid acyltransferase family protein — its product is MAEVNQVSPPRSNRRNFLWILFQWILQGFFAIWLRYQSRGKENLPAKGGGLLISNHQSFLDPLLICLPLTRPVSFMARDSLFRIPILGPFMRYEFVIPINRRTTSSQSFRAAIENIENGNYVGIFPEGTRTTDGSVERFKPGFLALLKRTDIAIYPIGIAGADRALPRGAYFLRPRSVRVVFGEPISAELIREYCERGAQKALLELTHQRVISCQQQAESWLNPDLTS